A window of Variovorax paradoxus EPS genomic DNA:
AAAACATCGCTTGCCATTAGATCGCATGCGATCTAATATCCGGCCCATGCCTTCCAAGCACCTCCCCGCCCAACCCGCCGATGCCCCTGTGAGCGATCCGCTGGCATTGGACGAGCAGCTCTGCTTCGCCGTGTACTCCACGATGCTGAGCCTCAACAAGGTGTACCGCGGCCTGCTGCGCGACCTGGACCTGACCTACCTGCAGTACCTCGTCATGCTCGTGCTGTGGGAGAAAGATTCGGTCAACGTCTCCGAAATCTGCAAGCGCCTCGCGCTCGAAACCACCACCCTCACCCCCTTGCTCAAGCGCCTCGAGGCGCGCGGACTCATCCAGCGCGTGCGCTCGGCATCGGACGAGCGTCAGGTCATCGTGTCGCTCACCACAGAAGGCCGCGCGATGCACAAGGAGGCCCGCGCGTTGCCGGCCTGCGTGGCCGAAGCGATGGCGCTGGAGCCCCAGGACATCGGCAACCTGCGCGACCAGTTGCTCGCACTGCGTTCGAACCTCGACAGGAACGCGTGATGGCTCGCCGCATCCGCCTTCCTGTTTGCTCAAGCCATTTATATCGCATGCGATATTAATACATGCGATCTGAATTCAGGCCTTCGTCTATCTCCTCCCTCTCCACCACGTCATCGAAAGAACGCACCATGTCCGCCAACAGCCTGAACAATTCCACCGCCACCCGCCGCAGCCTGCTGCTCGGTGGCGCCTCCGTTGCAGCCGGCGCCCTCGTGGGCACCGGCTTCTCGTCCGCGGCATCCGCCGCTTCCACCGCCGCGCCGAAAGCCGGCGCGGTTCCCACCTCTTCACTCAAAGGAAAGCAGACCATGAGCAACATCATCACGACCAAGGACGGCACGCAGCTCTACTTCAAGGACTGGGGCCCCGCCACCGGCCAGCCCATCGTGTTCAGCCACGGCTGGCCGCTCAATTCCGACAGCTGGGAATCGCAGATGCTCTTCCTCGCCTCGCAGGGCTATCGCGCCGTCGCGCACGACCGCCGCGGCCACGGCCGCTCGAGCCAGCCCTGGAACGGCAACGACATGGACACCTACGCCGACGACCTCGCCACCGTCATCGAGACGCTGGACCTGAAGAACGCCGTGCTCGTCGGCTTCTCGACCGGCGGCGGCGAAGTGGCGCGCTACATCGGCCGCCACGGCACCAAGCGCGTCGCCAAGGCCGCGCTCATCTCGGCCGTGCCGCCGCAGATGCTCAAGACCGCCGCCAACCCCGGCGGCCTGCCCATCGAAGTGTTCGACGGCCTGCGCGCCGCGCAATTGGCCAACCGCTCGCAGTTCTACAAGGACGTGCCCTCGGGCCCCTTCTTCGGCTTCAACCGTCCGGGTGCGAAGGTGTCGCAAGGCCTCATCGATTCGTGGTGGGCGCAGGGCATGCTCGGCGGCCACAAGAACACCTACGAC
This region includes:
- a CDS encoding alpha/beta fold hydrolase; translation: MSANSLNNSTATRRSLLLGGASVAAGALVGTGFSSAASAASTAAPKAGAVPTSSLKGKQTMSNIITTKDGTQLYFKDWGPATGQPIVFSHGWPLNSDSWESQMLFLASQGYRAVAHDRRGHGRSSQPWNGNDMDTYADDLATVIETLDLKNAVLVGFSTGGGEVARYIGRHGTKRVAKAALISAVPPQMLKTAANPGGLPIEVFDGLRAAQLANRSQFYKDVPSGPFFGFNRPGAKVSQGLIDSWWAQGMLGGHKNTYDSIKAFSETDFTEDLKKFDVPTLIIHGDDDQIVPIGAAGLASAKLVKNNKLIVYPGAPHGLTDTHKDKFNADLLAFIKS
- a CDS encoding MarR family winged helix-turn-helix transcriptional regulator — encoded protein: MPSKHLPAQPADAPVSDPLALDEQLCFAVYSTMLSLNKVYRGLLRDLDLTYLQYLVMLVLWEKDSVNVSEICKRLALETTTLTPLLKRLEARGLIQRVRSASDERQVIVSLTTEGRAMHKEARALPACVAEAMALEPQDIGNLRDQLLALRSNLDRNA